The Pantoea cypripedii genomic sequence GACGGTAAAACCACGCTGATACAGGCTACGTCCTGTCTGGCATATTTCTTCACGAATGGTGATTTCATGAGACATCTTTATACCTTCCCGATTTAATTTGCGTGCTTTGTTGCGCTATGCGATGGGCGCTGTGAGGTGTTCTCGCCCGCATCTGATGCCACTAAACCCAGCGGTTCAATTTTTCCCACGATGAAGATGTAAGAGAGCGCGCCAATCAGACAGATAATGCCGGTCGCGACCAGTGGGACTTCATAAGAACCGTTGTTCATCGACAACATGATCCCGGTGAATGAGGAGCTGATAATGCCTGCCAGATTACCGGCGAAGTTTTGAATACCGCCGATGGTGCCAACATACTCACTGCCTGGCGCGACATCCGCAGGCAGCGACCAGACGACGGCGGCCGAAAAGGCGATGCTGGCGTAAGAAATTGAAAGCAGCGTAATGATCAGAGGGATACTGTCGGTGTATGTCGCCAGGCTAATGACTGACGAGAGCAGCAGTCCCAGAACCAGGCATGATTTACGGGCGAATGTCAGGCTGAAACCTTTACGGAACAACCAGTCAGACAGGTAGCCACCTAACATACTTGCCGGAATCCCCACCAGCGGAGGGATCATCCCCAGCGTACCCAGTTGTTTCAGAGAGAATCCCTGGCTGGCCATCAGATAGGACGGAAACCAGGTCAGGAAGAAACTGAGGGCAATATTCAGGCAAAAGAACGACAGCATCATGCCCCACATGGTGCGGTAGCGGAACAGGAACAACCACTCCTTCTTACCACTGCTTTTGGCTTTTGCCGGGCCACGATCCGCGATCAGATTGTCTCGCTCGACGGCGTTGAGTCCTTCTTTCAGTTCCGGTGTGCGGTAAATAATATACCAGGCGATGGCCCAGACAATGCCCAGCACGCCCGTGACAATAAAGGACATTTCCCAGTTCCAGGTACTGATGATCCAGGCAACCAGTGGCAACGCCAGCGCGGAACCGGCTCTCGGACCGGCATTAAAAATCCCGCTGGCGGTGGCACGGTCCTTTTTCGGGAACCATGAGTAAACGACTTTGGCACAACCTGGGTGACCACCGGCCTCGCCAATGCCGAGCAACATACGCAAGCCCATCATCGAAATCAGCCCACGACCACAGGCAGTCAGCACGGTGAAGACAGACCACCAGGCGACAGCAATGGTCAGGCCCAGGCGTTCACCGAATTTGTCCAGCAAACGTCCGGCAGGGATTTGCATCAGGGCATAGGTCCAGAAAAATGCCCCCATGATAAAGCCCATACTGACATCATCTAACCCCAGGTCATGTTTGATATGCGGGGTGGCGACGGAGAGGTTAACGCGGTCAATATAATTGATAGCCATGGCAATAAAGCACATGATTATCATAAACCATCTGATCTTAGGGTAGTTACGCATTATAGTTTTCCTGTTGGCTAACGTTTTTTCAGCACGAAAAACCCTGCTGTCTGTATTCTGAAATACAGGCAGTGCTGTTTGATTTTATTAATTAGATATCAACCAATTTCAGCTCTACATTCTGGTTTTTGATTTTTCCCTGCGCTTCCAGAGGAAGATAAGAATCGGTGATAATGGTATCCATCTTGTTTAACGGACAAATGGAATATAATCCGTATTTCCCATACTTACTGCTATCTGCGACGAGGATTTTCTTTCTTGAGACTTCAATAACTGCCTGTTTAACTATCGCTTTCTCTTCATAAGGGGTTGAAATTCCTCTTTCAGCATCCCACGAGCTTGAACTGATGAAGGCAATATCGACATTCAGCGTCTTAATAAAGTTGGCCGCACTGATTCCGACGGATGAAAAATTTCGTTTATCGACCAGGCCGCCAGTATGGAAAAGATTTATTTGCGCCTTATTCATTAAATACTGGCTGATGGAAAAATCATTGGTAATGATAGTGGTATTGAATTTTTCCCCAAGGTATTTAGCCAGTTCGAACGTGGTTGTCCCTGCATCTACGTAGATAACCAATCCATCATCGACCAATTCCGCAGCGGCTTTGCCAATAATCTGCTTTGAGCGGTGATGAATAAGTGCCTTATCGCTATAGCGCATTTCATGACGCAGCACGTCATTCAGCTTGATGCCACCACTGACGCTAACGACCTTGCCTTCATGTTCCAGCAGCTGGATATCCCGTCGTATGGTCATATGCGAAACGTTCATCAGATCCGCCAGCGCATTGATGGATGCGGTCCGGTTCTCATAGACATAACGGTAGATAAAGTCCTGCCTTTCACTCGGGATCATGCTGTCACCTTAACTAAACTATCGATATCAATGACATCATGCTCGTGTTCACTGAATGAGTACATTCTCTCCCACATTAATTCACATATGAATGACCTGCATCACATAACCGGCAGCGCACGAAATGAGTTAATTGTTTGAAAGATAATAAATTTGTCGATTAACATCGTTCACATGATTTTGTGAAAAATGTGATGATGTGGAAAATACTGGTGTGAGTTGTGAAAATAAGGCTGGCGGGTTTAATCGGTTCTTTTCAACATAATGACGGCTATTAATCACGGCAACTCAAAACAGCCCCCCGTTCACAGCACTCATCGCAGCTGGGGGAGCGGCAAATCAATTCACCTTCGGCATGCAGGCAACGCTGGCGATAGAAGAATTTTTTCCAGCGCATATTGTTATGATTCATCGCCACCATTGGGGAAAACAGTCGGCCATCAGCTGACGCAGCTCCGCCCTGGAGCTCAGTCCTTGGCCGTGGATCACCAGCAATCGACCTACATGCAGAGATTGCACGCCGTAGCTTATTTCCTATTTGACCTTTTCTGTGTTCTCTATGTGGTACATATAGGCTTTATTCGTACCATTCATGGCACATGCAAGTAAAAAATCGAATCAATAATTCATTGCCCTTATCATAACGGGTAAATTAGCTTGTTCCCTATCATGATTGCCTCCA encodes the following:
- a CDS encoding MFS transporter, whose protein sequence is MRNYPKIRWFMIIMCFIAMAINYIDRVNLSVATPHIKHDLGLDDVSMGFIMGAFFWTYALMQIPAGRLLDKFGERLGLTIAVAWWSVFTVLTACGRGLISMMGLRMLLGIGEAGGHPGCAKVVYSWFPKKDRATASGIFNAGPRAGSALALPLVAWIISTWNWEMSFIVTGVLGIVWAIAWYIIYRTPELKEGLNAVERDNLIADRGPAKAKSSGKKEWLFLFRYRTMWGMMLSFFCLNIALSFFLTWFPSYLMASQGFSLKQLGTLGMIPPLVGIPASMLGGYLSDWLFRKGFSLTFARKSCLVLGLLLSSVISLATYTDSIPLIITLLSISYASIAFSAAVVWSLPADVAPGSEYVGTIGGIQNFAGNLAGIISSSFTGIMLSMNNGSYEVPLVATGIICLIGALSYIFIVGKIEPLGLVASDAGENTSQRPSHSATKHAN
- a CDS encoding DeoR/GlpR family DNA-binding transcription regulator, producing the protein MIPSERQDFIYRYVYENRTASINALADLMNVSHMTIRRDIQLLEHEGKVVSVSGGIKLNDVLRHEMRYSDKALIHHRSKQIIGKAAAELVDDGLVIYVDAGTTTFELAKYLGEKFNTTIITNDFSISQYLMNKAQINLFHTGGLVDKRNFSSVGISAANFIKTLNVDIAFISSSSWDAERGISTPYEEKAIVKQAVIEVSRKKILVADSSKYGKYGLYSICPLNKMDTIITDSYLPLEAQGKIKNQNVELKLVDI